The proteins below come from a single Methyloprofundus sedimenti genomic window:
- a CDS encoding cytochrome b/b6 domain-containing protein gives MNANNIVRVWDLPLRIFHWLLVAGFFVAYFTEDDLLTVHVWAGYLITGLLIFRLIWGVAGNQYARFGNFLCNPIQSVNYIKDAFALKAKRYIGHNPAGAAMIVLLLVSLLVTCVTGFAVYAADQAAGPLAGIVGSDYEELWEESHEFFANFTLFLVFVHILGVGFESYIHKENLVKSMWNGYKKSAEKPDNLE, from the coding sequence ATGAATGCAAATAATATTGTTAGAGTATGGGATCTTCCGCTTAGAATTTTTCACTGGCTGTTGGTCGCAGGTTTTTTTGTTGCTTATTTTACCGAAGATGATTTATTAACTGTGCATGTCTGGGCGGGCTATCTGATTACAGGCCTATTGATATTCAGACTTATTTGGGGAGTCGCTGGCAATCAGTATGCCCGTTTTGGTAATTTTTTATGTAATCCCATTCAATCTGTAAACTACATTAAGGATGCTTTCGCCTTAAAAGCCAAACGTTACATAGGTCATAATCCGGCAGGTGCGGCAATGATTGTTTTATTATTGGTTAGTTTACTAGTGACTTGCGTTACCGGTTTTGCGGTTTATGCTGCTGATCAAGCGGCAGGACCTTTGGCAGGTATTGTCGGCTCTGACTATGAAGAACTTTGGGAAGAATCGCATGAATTTTTTGCAAATTTCACGCTATTTTTAGTGTTTGTGCATATTCTTGGTGTGGGCTTTGAAAGCTATATACACAAAGAAAATCTAGTTAAATCGATGTGGAATGGATATAAAAAGTCTGCGGAAAAACCAGATAACCTGGAATAA
- a CDS encoding response regulator transcription factor — protein sequence MRLLLVEDDTNLIKTLKKSLEKAGYSVDVAQDGIEAEYLGQEDIYALAILDLGLPQRNGLTVLQNWRARGNSLPVIILTARDAWHEKVDGFKAGADDYLAKPFHIEELLARINALILRVNHQPGGILKVGDWLMDEERQQVTLSDNTAIELTGIEFKLLRYFMLHPGKILSKSKLTDQVYDLNSDKDSNVIEVYVNHLRKKLGKDYFETRRGQGYVFNEHAR from the coding sequence ATGCGCTTACTATTGGTTGAAGATGATACAAATCTGATCAAGACGCTAAAGAAGTCACTGGAAAAGGCAGGCTATTCTGTTGATGTAGCCCAAGACGGCATTGAAGCTGAATATTTGGGTCAGGAAGACATTTATGCTTTGGCCATACTGGACCTTGGCTTACCACAACGGAATGGCTTAACAGTTTTGCAAAATTGGCGTGCCAGGGGCAATTCTCTTCCAGTTATTATCCTTACGGCAAGAGATGCCTGGCATGAAAAAGTCGATGGCTTTAAAGCCGGCGCTGATGATTACCTGGCCAAGCCTTTTCATATTGAAGAATTACTAGCCCGTATCAATGCGTTGATACTACGTGTGAATCACCAGCCTGGCGGAATTTTAAAGGTGGGGGACTGGCTGATGGATGAAGAGCGACAACAAGTAACGTTATCAGACAATACCGCTATTGAATTAACCGGTATTGAATTCAAATTATTACGTTATTTTATGTTACATCCCGGGAAAATATTGAGTAAATCAAAATTGACAGACCAGGTCTATGATCTAAATTCAGATAAGGACAGCAATGTGATTGAAGTTTATGTTAATCATTTACGCAAAAAACTGGGTAAAGATTATTTTGAAACTCGTCGGGGGCAAGGTTATGTTTTTAATGAGCATGCCAGATGA
- a CDS encoding heavy metal translocating P-type ATPase: MTKPPQSTSKSKSENIIAVLSLLGISVFLLIHYVFDSGHEIYTLSLHTSLASALANVYEGQFIYQISLGELPLMSVLILGGVPLLYQLSVKLFEGNFGADLLAGISIVTAVLLDEYLAGSLVVLMLSGGAVLESYAVKKASSVLEALANRMPSIAHRKSNDKLIDIGTEQVIIGDTLLILPHEICPVDGTVLEGSSAMDESYLTGEPYMMSKICGSQVLSGAINGDSALTIRADKLAVDSRYAKIMEVMHSSEQHRPKLRRLGDQLGALYTPLAVAIAVLAWMASGDVIRFLAVLVIATPCPLLIGIPVTIISSISLAARREIIIKNPAILETIGTCRTAIFDKTGTLTYGRPSLTAIKTSGAYTEQQVLSLIASLEVYSKHPLSSAIVKAAKKSALTLLSVVNIKELPGEGLKGTVEGKLIQITSRKNFLAKQPEALAALPSLSGGLECIVLINDTYAATLQFRDEVRSDSSSFISHLQPNHLFEKVMLVSGDRESEVHFLAEQVGIKHVYFSQGPEQKLELVRAETKNAKTVFLGDGINDAPALTAATIGIAFGQNSDITGESADAVIMNSSLLKVDELFHIGARMRSIALQSAVGGMALSVIGMVFAGLGYLSPVAGAVTQEVIDVFAVLNALRAAIPPKSLSDF; the protein is encoded by the coding sequence ATGACAAAACCTCCGCAATCGACAAGCAAGTCAAAATCAGAAAATATCATTGCTGTGTTAAGCCTGCTGGGTATCAGCGTTTTCCTTTTGATACATTATGTTTTTGATAGTGGGCATGAAATATATACGCTATCCTTACATACTTCTTTAGCTTCTGCGCTTGCCAACGTCTACGAAGGTCAATTTATTTACCAGATTTCTTTGGGTGAGTTGCCCTTGATGAGCGTTTTGATATTAGGGGGAGTTCCTTTACTTTACCAGCTCAGCGTAAAACTATTTGAGGGTAATTTCGGTGCTGATCTGCTGGCAGGAATATCCATCGTTACCGCGGTATTACTGGACGAATATTTGGCAGGTAGTCTGGTCGTGTTAATGCTATCCGGTGGTGCGGTACTCGAATCCTACGCAGTAAAAAAAGCATCTTCTGTCCTTGAAGCCCTGGCTAATCGGATGCCTTCAATTGCGCATAGAAAATCGAATGATAAGCTTATTGATATAGGAACCGAGCAAGTTATTATTGGTGACACCCTATTGATTCTCCCGCATGAAATCTGTCCGGTTGACGGCACAGTTCTGGAGGGTTCCAGTGCCATGGATGAATCCTATTTAACGGGTGAACCGTACATGATGTCGAAAATATGCGGGTCGCAAGTACTGTCAGGGGCGATCAACGGGGATTCTGCACTGACCATTCGAGCAGATAAATTAGCTGTCGATTCGCGTTATGCCAAAATCATGGAAGTCATGCATTCGTCAGAACAACATAGACCTAAACTCAGACGCCTGGGTGATCAACTGGGCGCACTTTACACGCCGCTAGCCGTTGCCATTGCTGTACTGGCCTGGATGGCCAGCGGCGATGTCATACGTTTTCTGGCGGTACTGGTCATTGCTACTCCTTGCCCATTATTAATCGGTATACCGGTGACTATTATCAGTTCAATTTCACTGGCCGCGCGTCGTGAAATCATTATCAAGAACCCCGCTATTCTGGAAACCATCGGCACTTGCCGTACTGCTATTTTTGATAAAACAGGTACGCTGACTTATGGCCGTCCATCCCTGACTGCAATAAAAACCAGCGGTGCCTATACAGAACAGCAGGTACTGAGCTTAATCGCCAGTCTGGAGGTCTATTCCAAACATCCCTTATCCAGTGCGATTGTTAAAGCCGCAAAAAAATCGGCTTTAACATTATTAAGTGTCGTCAATATTAAAGAGTTACCAGGTGAAGGTCTTAAAGGCACTGTTGAGGGAAAATTAATCCAGATTACCAGCCGCAAAAACTTTCTGGCCAAACAGCCTGAAGCATTAGCAGCGTTACCTTCGCTCAGTGGCGGTCTTGAATGCATCGTTTTAATTAATGATACTTATGCGGCGACGCTGCAATTTCGAGATGAAGTACGCTCCGATAGCTCATCATTTATCAGTCACTTACAGCCTAATCATTTGTTTGAAAAAGTCATGCTGGTATCTGGTGATCGGGAATCAGAAGTTCATTTTCTGGCTGAACAAGTCGGCATTAAGCATGTTTACTTTAGCCAGGGTCCTGAACAAAAACTTGAATTGGTGCGTGCTGAAACCAAAAATGCAAAAACTGTATTTCTAGGTGATGGCATTAATGACGCGCCTGCATTAACTGCAGCTACCATCGGTATAGCCTTTGGTCAAAACAGTGATATCACCGGTGAATCCGCGGATGCGGTGATCATGAACAGTTCGCTACTAAAAGTCGATGAACTATTTCACATTGGCGCACGTATGCGCTCTATTGCCTTACAAAGCGCGGTAGGCGGTATGGCTTTGAGTGTTATCGGTATGGTCTTTGCCGGCCTTGGTTATCTGTCGCCAGTCGCTGGAGCTGTTACCCAGGAGGTTATTGATGTCTTTGCGGTTTTAAATGCATTGCGGGCGGCTATTCCTCCGAAATCACTTTCGGATTTTTAA
- a CDS encoding PepSY domain-containing protein, which translates to MKKVAIKMLASTLFVFVFCSASLGQTDHDIAKRLRDSDKIKPLEVILRQYSEQYPGQVIEVELETEHEQYIYQIELLDRQGIIWKLRVDATTGELLMKQKDH; encoded by the coding sequence ATGAAAAAAGTGGCTATCAAAATGCTTGCAAGTACTTTGTTTGTGTTTGTCTTTTGTTCAGCAAGCCTGGGACAAACGGATCATGATATCGCAAAACGACTGCGTGATTCTGACAAAATAAAACCTCTGGAGGTTATTCTTAGACAGTACTCAGAACAATATCCCGGCCAGGTAATAGAAGTCGAACTGGAAACAGAGCATGAGCAATATATTTATCAAATCGAGTTACTTGATCGACAGGGGATCATCTGGAAATTGAGAGTGGATGCCACTACCGGGGAGTTACTAATGAAACAAAAAGATCATTAA